In a single window of the Pontibacter russatus genome:
- a CDS encoding DUF72 domain-containing protein, with protein MEHQLYIGTSGWHYKHWMGTFYPPEVKPKQFTDYYTRFFRSVEINNSFYKLPSADTFANWRKSVPDDFLFAVKASRYITHMKKLKDPQESIGRFFGNANALEEKLGPVLFQLPPGWAVNIDRLREFLQLLPPYYRYTFEFRHPSWYAPEVLELLRSFNAAFCIYELEWHQSPLEVTADFVYVRLHGPEAKYQGSYTDETLRWWASNCLAWQKQGLSVYIYFDNDQLGYAAFNARRLQELVQEQR; from the coding sequence ATGGAGCATCAGCTATATATAGGCACCTCGGGCTGGCACTACAAACACTGGATGGGCACTTTCTACCCTCCGGAAGTGAAGCCGAAGCAGTTTACTGACTATTACACTCGCTTCTTCCGGAGCGTGGAGATCAACAACTCCTTTTACAAACTGCCCTCCGCCGATACGTTCGCTAACTGGCGTAAGTCTGTGCCGGATGATTTCCTGTTCGCGGTGAAGGCGAGCCGCTACATCACGCACATGAAGAAGCTGAAGGATCCGCAGGAGAGCATTGGCCGCTTTTTCGGGAACGCCAACGCCCTGGAGGAAAAGTTGGGCCCGGTGCTCTTCCAGCTGCCGCCGGGCTGGGCGGTAAACATAGACAGGCTGCGGGAATTCCTGCAACTGCTGCCCCCCTACTACCGCTACACCTTCGAGTTCAGGCATCCCAGCTGGTACGCCCCGGAAGTGCTGGAACTGCTCCGGAGCTTTAACGCCGCATTTTGTATCTATGAACTGGAGTGGCATCAGTCGCCGCTGGAGGTGACGGCCGATTTTGTGTATGTGCGGCTGCACGGGCCGGAGGCAAAGTACCAGGGCAGCTACACCGACGAAACGCTGCGCTGGTGGGCGTCGAACTGCCTGGCGTGGCAGAAACAGGGCCTGTCGGTTTATATATACTTCGACAACGACCAGCTGGGCTACGCCGCCTTCAACGCCCGGCGGCTGCAGGAACTGGTGCAGGAACAGCGCTGA
- a CDS encoding NAD(P)/FAD-dependent oxidoreductase: MSDITTDVCIVGAGPVGLFAVFEAGLLKMRCHVVDALPAVGGQLSEIYPKKPIYDIPGYPEILAADLVKNLEQQIAPFHPTFTLGERVEYLDKLDDGSFIVTTVEGTQIACKVVVIAGGLGSFEPRKPAIENLEKFEGHGVTYMVRDPELFRDKRVVLAGGGDSALDWAIYLAGLCKELTLVHRGTAFRGAPESAAKVTSMAEEGQIKLILKSNVTEVHGEEDLQAVTVLVDNATPYEIEADYFIPLFGLVPKLGPLENWGLDLDKNAIVVDTEDYSTNIPGVYAIGDINTYPGKLKLILCGFHEAALMAQSAYNILNPGKKFVLKYTTVNGIQELQV; the protein is encoded by the coding sequence ATGAGTGATATAACAACAGATGTATGCATCGTGGGCGCAGGTCCTGTGGGGCTGTTCGCCGTGTTTGAGGCCGGTCTGCTGAAGATGCGCTGCCACGTGGTGGATGCGCTGCCGGCCGTGGGCGGGCAGCTCTCCGAAATTTACCCCAAGAAACCCATCTATGACATTCCGGGCTATCCGGAGATACTGGCCGCTGACCTGGTGAAGAACCTGGAGCAGCAGATTGCCCCCTTCCACCCTACCTTTACGCTGGGGGAGCGCGTGGAGTACCTGGACAAACTGGACGATGGCTCCTTTATAGTGACGACAGTGGAAGGCACTCAGATTGCCTGCAAGGTGGTGGTGATAGCCGGTGGGCTGGGTTCTTTTGAGCCCCGCAAGCCCGCCATCGAAAACCTGGAGAAGTTCGAGGGCCACGGCGTTACCTATATGGTGCGCGACCCGGAGCTTTTCCGCGACAAGCGCGTGGTGCTGGCCGGCGGCGGCGACTCCGCCCTCGACTGGGCTATATACCTGGCGGGCCTCTGCAAAGAACTGACGCTGGTGCATCGCGGCACCGCGTTCAGGGGGGCGCCGGAGTCGGCGGCCAAAGTGACCAGCATGGCGGAAGAAGGCCAGATAAAGCTCATCCTGAAGTCGAACGTGACGGAGGTACACGGGGAGGAAGACCTGCAGGCGGTGACGGTGCTGGTGGACAACGCCACCCCTTACGAGATTGAGGCGGACTATTTCATCCCGCTGTTCGGGCTGGTGCCCAAGCTGGGGCCGCTCGAGAACTGGGGCCTGGACCTGGACAAGAATGCCATCGTGGTGGACACTGAGGACTACTCCACCAACATCCCCGGCGTGTACGCCATCGGCGACATCAACACCTATCCGGGCAAGCTCAAGCTGATTCTCTGCGGCTTCCACGAGGCGGCCCTGATGGCGCAGAGTGCCTACAATATCCTCAACCCGGGCAAGAAATTCGTTTTGAAGTACACCACCGTGAACGGTATACAGGAACTACAGGTATGA
- a CDS encoding 2Fe-2S iron-sulfur cluster-binding protein has translation MTDTITIYVELKGERIPLEAPTDMGLTVMEVLKANEFDVQALCGGMAICATCHVEVLESGELPEMSDDEAYMLESLPHATESSRLSCQLRVKPELDGLVVRIMPEA, from the coding sequence ATGACAGACACGATCACCATCTATGTAGAGCTGAAGGGCGAGCGCATCCCGCTGGAGGCCCCCACGGATATGGGTCTTACAGTGATGGAAGTGCTGAAAGCGAATGAGTTCGATGTGCAGGCCCTTTGCGGCGGCATGGCCATCTGCGCCACCTGCCACGTGGAGGTGCTGGAGAGCGGCGAGCTGCCCGAAATGAGCGACGACGAAGCCTATATGCTGGAGTCGCTGCCCCACGCCACAGAAAGCAGCCGCCTGAGCTGCCAGCTGCGCGTGAAACCCGAACTGGACGGCCTGGTGGTGCGCATTATGCCCGAGGCGTAA
- a CDS encoding (Fe-S)-binding protein, protein MARRIIVDIFIPCFVDQLYPETGMNMVKVLEKVGCEVHYNPNQTCCGQPAFNAGFFDEAREVAGKFLEDFSNETSQYIVAPSASCVGMVRNAYQDIFVKSSSLVKYRTMQKKVYELTEFLTDVLGITDIPGAALYGRYTYHDSCSGLRECGIKEGPRALLGNVEGLELVEMEDTETCCGFGGTFAVKFEAISTAMAEQKVENALATGADYIISTDTSCLMHLEAYIQRQNKPIKTMHIADVLASGW, encoded by the coding sequence ATGGCAAGAAGAATCATAGTAGATATATTTATCCCGTGTTTTGTGGACCAGCTGTACCCGGAGACGGGTATGAACATGGTAAAAGTGCTGGAGAAAGTTGGGTGCGAGGTGCATTACAACCCCAACCAGACATGCTGCGGACAGCCTGCCTTTAACGCCGGGTTTTTTGACGAGGCCCGCGAGGTGGCAGGCAAATTCCTGGAGGATTTCTCCAACGAGACCTCCCAGTACATCGTGGCGCCTTCGGCCTCCTGCGTGGGCATGGTGCGCAACGCTTACCAGGATATTTTTGTGAAGTCGTCGAGCCTGGTGAAGTACCGGACCATGCAGAAGAAAGTATATGAGCTGACGGAATTCCTGACCGATGTACTGGGGATAACGGACATTCCGGGTGCCGCTCTGTATGGCCGCTACACCTACCACGACTCCTGCAGCGGGCTGCGCGAGTGCGGCATCAAGGAGGGGCCGCGCGCCCTGTTGGGCAATGTGGAGGGGCTGGAACTGGTGGAGATGGAAGACACGGAAACCTGCTGCGGCTTCGGCGGCACCTTCGCGGTAAAGTTTGAGGCTATCTCCACGGCCATGGCCGAGCAGAAAGTGGAAAACGCCCTCGCCACCGGGGCGGATTATATCATTTCGACAGACACCAGTTGCTTGATGCACCTCGAGGCCTATATACAGCGGCAGAACAAACCCATCAAAACCATGCACATCGCCGACGTGCTGGCCAGCGGGTGGTAG